From Sporosarcina sp. Te-1, the proteins below share one genomic window:
- a CDS encoding HAD-IIA family hydrolase gives MTKGFIFDLDGTIYLDDDTIPGVPEAIQALKKRGDKVVFLTNKSIARRTDYVTKLNKMGIQVELDEVINSNYITAHYLKNTMTPGDAAYVIGEQPLFDELQEAGIQLASEAADASHVILGWDRQFTYEKLNDAFQAWRNGAEILATNPDRTCPVQGGEIPDCGAMIGALEGATGEPVTQITGKPSALMSSYVLEHVLHMEADQCYMVGDRLETDIRMANEAGIHSVLVMTGITTSDMLEVASDRPSFVLESVRDIASL, from the coding sequence TTGACGAAAGGTTTTATATTTGATCTGGATGGGACGATTTACTTGGATGATGACACAATTCCAGGAGTTCCAGAAGCAATCCAGGCATTGAAAAAAAGAGGGGACAAAGTCGTCTTTTTGACGAATAAATCAATTGCCCGTCGGACCGATTATGTAACAAAGCTAAATAAAATGGGCATTCAAGTCGAGTTGGATGAAGTTATCAATTCCAACTATATTACAGCCCATTATTTGAAGAATACGATGACTCCAGGCGATGCGGCGTATGTTATTGGAGAACAGCCGTTATTCGATGAACTGCAGGAAGCCGGCATTCAGTTGGCATCCGAAGCGGCAGACGCTTCTCATGTTATTTTGGGATGGGATCGCCAGTTTACCTACGAGAAGTTGAATGACGCGTTCCAAGCATGGCGAAACGGGGCTGAAATCCTCGCGACGAATCCAGACCGGACTTGTCCTGTGCAAGGGGGAGAAATACCGGATTGCGGCGCGATGATCGGAGCATTAGAGGGAGCGACCGGAGAGCCCGTGACACAAATTACGGGCAAACCTTCCGCTTTGATGTCATCGTATGTACTAGAACATGTGTTGCATATGGAAGCGGACCAATGTTATATGGTCGGTGACCGATTGGAAACGGATATCCGGATGGCGAACGAAGCCGGCATCCATTCAGTACTTGTGATGACTGGCATCACGACTTCCGATATGCTGGAAGTCGCATCTGACCGTCCTTCGTTTGTTTTGGAGAGCGTAAGAGATATCGCTTCGTTATAA
- a CDS encoding co-chaperone YbbN has product MTTVVAITEETFFREVIDSEVPVLVDFYADRCGPCEVIAPMLEEFCVEYEGKVKFTKFLVVIDEVLTKSNELVNRYDVIGFPTLLLFQQGEVVSSHLGSLTRSELIEFLGTVLK; this is encoded by the coding sequence ATGACCACAGTTGTTGCGATTACCGAAGAAACATTTTTTCGGGAAGTAATCGATAGCGAAGTACCGGTATTGGTCGACTTTTACGCAGACCGCTGTGGTCCTTGCGAAGTCATCGCTCCGATGTTGGAAGAGTTTTGCGTAGAGTACGAGGGAAAAGTGAAATTTACTAAGTTTCTCGTAGTCATTGACGAGGTGTTAACGAAATCCAACGAACTGGTGAACCGATATGATGTGATCGGATTTCCGACGCTTTTACTTTTCCAACAGGGTGAAGTGGTATCGTCCCATCTGGGAAGTTTGACCAGAAGTGAACTGATCGAGTTTCTAGGGACAGTTTTGAAATAA
- a CDS encoding glycerol-3-phosphate dehydrogenase/oxidase, whose translation MLNLKTFSFIDRKDMLNKMDHQHYDVVIVGGGITGVGIALDCVTRGLKTALIEMQDFAAGTSSRSTKLVHGGLRYLKQFEVGMVAEVGKEREVVYRNAPHVTHPEWMLLPIYKKGTFGKYSTSVGLKVYDFLAGVKKTERRKMLDRKQTLGREPLLNRNGLLGSGYYVEYRTDDARLTIEVAKKAAEFGADLLNYAKAEAFIYNGQGNVSGLYFVDTLTGIRYRIQGTRIVNATGPWVESVIGMDRKIEGKSLFHSKGVHIVLDESKFPLRQAVYFDTPDGRMVFAIPRNGKTYIGTTDTEYTKDLQHPHATEEDIAYLLDCIHFMFPDVQVGRGDVESTWAGVRPLIRQEGKGPSEISRKDEIWTSETGLITIAGGKLTGYRKMAETVTDLLCEQLQEEGIPCKKSVTKELRLSGGDFQDPRDYDRFISEESRKLASLGMSLEDATSMAAMYGTNTRLIASLADKVLEDSPLPLSIQLVLQYAMTYEMTLTPVDFFMRRTGAVFFDIEWVRKWKQDVIDYMAGFMEWTPGETMQYTRALDERLAEAANS comes from the coding sequence GTGTTGAATTTGAAGACTTTTTCTTTTATAGATCGCAAAGACATGTTGAATAAAATGGATCATCAACACTATGACGTCGTCATCGTCGGAGGCGGCATCACAGGAGTCGGTATTGCTCTGGACTGTGTAACACGAGGATTGAAGACTGCCCTGATTGAAATGCAGGACTTTGCGGCAGGGACGTCAAGCCGATCTACGAAATTGGTCCACGGGGGCTTGCGCTATTTGAAGCAGTTTGAAGTCGGCATGGTGGCGGAGGTCGGCAAAGAGCGGGAAGTGGTATATCGAAATGCGCCGCATGTGACGCATCCGGAGTGGATGTTATTGCCGATTTACAAAAAAGGCACGTTTGGAAAATACTCCACTTCGGTTGGGCTGAAAGTCTATGATTTCCTGGCTGGCGTCAAAAAGACAGAACGCCGGAAAATGCTGGATCGGAAGCAGACATTGGGACGGGAGCCATTGCTGAACCGCAACGGATTGCTAGGCAGCGGGTATTATGTGGAGTATCGGACGGATGACGCACGGTTAACGATTGAAGTGGCAAAGAAAGCGGCAGAGTTTGGGGCAGATCTTCTCAATTATGCTAAGGCAGAAGCATTTATTTATAACGGACAGGGAAACGTGAGCGGTCTGTATTTTGTGGATACATTAACCGGCATCCGCTACCGGATCCAAGGCACTCGAATTGTCAACGCAACCGGTCCATGGGTGGAAAGCGTGATTGGAATGGACCGAAAAATAGAAGGGAAGAGCTTGTTCCATTCAAAAGGCGTCCATATTGTACTAGATGAAAGCAAGTTTCCGCTGCGGCAAGCGGTTTATTTCGACACGCCGGACGGACGTATGGTATTTGCCATCCCGCGTAATGGAAAAACGTACATCGGGACAACAGACACGGAATATACGAAAGACCTTCAGCATCCACATGCCACTGAAGAGGATATTGCCTACTTGCTGGACTGCATTCACTTCATGTTCCCAGATGTCCAAGTGGGAAGAGGAGATGTCGAGTCCACGTGGGCTGGTGTCAGGCCGCTGATTCGCCAGGAAGGGAAAGGTCCATCTGAGATTTCGAGAAAAGATGAAATCTGGACATCCGAGACTGGCTTGATCACCATTGCAGGCGGCAAGTTAACGGGCTATCGGAAAATGGCGGAAACGGTGACAGATCTGCTATGTGAGCAATTGCAGGAGGAGGGCATTCCATGCAAGAAATCCGTGACAAAGGAACTTCGATTGTCCGGAGGAGATTTCCAGGATCCGCGCGATTATGATCGGTTTATTTCAGAGGAATCCCGGAAGCTGGCATCGCTCGGGATGTCGTTGGAAGATGCGACCAGCATGGCTGCCATGTATGGAACAAATACACGGTTGATCGCTAGTTTGGCGGACAAGGTGCTGGAGGATTCCCCGCTGCCTTTATCCATTCAGCTCGTCTTGCAATATGCCATGACCTATGAAATGACCTTGACTCCTGTCGACTTTTTTATGCGCCGGACCGGTGCGGTATTCTTTGATATCGAATGGGTGCGCAAATGGAAACAGGACGTCATCGACTATATGGCAGGATTTATGGAATGGACGCCGGGTGAGACCATGCAATATACACGAGCGTTAGATGAACGATTGGCGGAAGCTGCAAATTCATAA
- a CDS encoding glycerol-3-phosphate responsive antiterminator, giving the protein MRLVDMVESQMIASVKSEEDLQAALTSNSNIVFLLTGNLMTIADYIKQLRAADKHVFLHLDFIDGLSNSKNALSYVAEYWNPTGIITTKSHIVKMAHEVGLQTIQRIFLLDWGAINKGIEMVKSCKPDAVEILPGIMPKIIDQLCRELDFPIIAGGLITDLSEVHAALEAGALAVSSGNPAMWNFDL; this is encoded by the coding sequence TTGCGTCTAGTCGACATGGTCGAATCCCAAATGATCGCCTCTGTCAAAAGTGAAGAGGATCTGCAAGCCGCTTTAACTTCCAATTCCAATATCGTGTTTTTATTGACTGGAAATCTCATGACGATCGCTGATTACATAAAACAATTGCGTGCAGCCGACAAGCATGTATTTCTCCATCTCGACTTCATTGACGGGCTTTCCAATTCCAAAAATGCGCTCAGCTATGTCGCGGAATATTGGAATCCGACCGGTATCATTACAACGAAAAGCCATATTGTAAAAATGGCGCACGAGGTCGGATTACAAACAATTCAGCGGATTTTCTTGCTGGATTGGGGCGCTATTAACAAAGGGATCGAAATGGTGAAATCGTGTAAGCCGGATGCTGTGGAAATCTTACCCGGCATCATGCCAAAAATCATTGACCAACTTTGCCGGGAGCTTGATTTCCCGATTATCGCCGGCGGGCTCATTACTGATCTCTCAGAGGTCCATGCCGCACTTGAAGCGGGTGCCCTGGCGGTGTCTTCCGGCAATCCAGCCATGTGGAATTTCGATTTATAA
- a CDS encoding MgtC/SapB family protein — MEWLQLADIEMITKLSISAVLGLVIGLERELKRKPLGLKTSLVISIISCLLTIVSVESAYTFPGSDDVRIQMDPLRLAAQIVSGIGFLGAGVILRRDNERISGLTTAAMIWGAAGIGIAVGAGFYVEAVFGVLLLLIGVELIPLLIIRFGPKHLKKRDLTIRVTVNQPEGIETVMEELKRQKFFISQSRIKDVQDNQQLIEVKTRVNVRHSVPQIYSMIKKIQYVKNVEIIS, encoded by the coding sequence ATGGAATGGTTGCAGTTGGCAGATATTGAAATGATTACAAAGCTCAGCATTTCGGCGGTTCTTGGTTTGGTCATTGGATTAGAGCGGGAGTTGAAGCGAAAGCCGCTTGGGTTGAAAACGAGTCTCGTCATTTCGATCATCAGCTGTTTGCTGACCATCGTTTCTGTGGAGTCGGCCTATACGTTTCCGGGCAGTGATGATGTCCGGATACAGATGGACCCGCTCAGACTGGCAGCACAAATTGTATCCGGCATCGGATTTCTCGGCGCGGGTGTTATCCTGCGGCGGGATAATGAACGGATATCCGGATTGACCACGGCGGCGATGATTTGGGGAGCAGCCGGAATCGGCATCGCAGTGGGAGCAGGTTTTTACGTCGAAGCGGTCTTCGGCGTTCTTCTCCTTTTGATCGGTGTGGAACTGATTCCGCTTCTCATCATCCGTTTTGGGCCGAAACATTTGAAAAAAAGGGATTTGACGATCCGAGTTACTGTGAATCAGCCGGAAGGCATCGAAACGGTAATGGAAGAACTCAAGAGACAGAAGTTCTTTATCTCGCAGTCGAGAATCAAGGATGTGCAGGATAATCAGCAATTGATAGAAGTGAAAACCAGAGTGAACGTAAGACACTCAGTCCCGCAGATTTACTCGATGATCAAGAAGATCCAATATGTAAAAAACGTAGAAATTATCAGCTGA
- a CDS encoding sugar phosphate isomerase/epimerase, which translates to MEKWLSLWSAGQEKTAEDMAALKNAGFDGVEIWAEHLTAEKDMELAKEAGLKIGLHLPFHDLNLASPYEEVESLIFRVNQQWFEKLASYGGGHAVIHGGMAWASEGREEAKRLVIDRLTRTRQMAEELGNKLLFENQIPDGLNYTHIFPSSVEEWLEILEASGTEACLDTGHLAVLGAPLVETVSRLGKRLVSVHFSDNDAKGDLHQLPGEGITGIDTAKLMDVLHENQFDGPIVFEINPYTYNLEDIIRHPSAQFSN; encoded by the coding sequence ATGGAGAAATGGTTAAGTCTTTGGTCAGCCGGCCAAGAAAAGACAGCTGAAGATATGGCAGCGTTAAAAAACGCCGGTTTTGACGGGGTTGAAATTTGGGCAGAGCATCTGACGGCCGAGAAAGATATGGAACTGGCGAAGGAAGCGGGGCTGAAAATTGGGTTGCACCTTCCTTTTCATGATTTGAATTTGGCGTCGCCTTATGAAGAAGTGGAGAGCTTGATATTCCGCGTCAATCAGCAATGGTTTGAGAAGCTTGCGTCGTATGGAGGGGGACATGCTGTCATTCATGGCGGCATGGCCTGGGCTTCTGAAGGCCGGGAAGAAGCGAAACGGCTTGTCATCGATCGTCTCACCCGTACTCGACAGATGGCTGAAGAGCTTGGCAACAAGCTGTTATTTGAAAACCAGATACCAGACGGGTTAAACTATACACATATTTTCCCTTCGTCTGTCGAAGAATGGCTGGAGATTTTGGAGGCAAGTGGAACAGAGGCTTGTCTGGATACTGGCCATCTGGCTGTGCTCGGTGCACCGCTGGTAGAAACGGTGTCTCGTTTAGGGAAGCGGCTTGTTTCCGTCCACTTCTCCGATAATGATGCAAAAGGAGATTTGCATCAATTGCCGGGTGAAGGAATCACAGGAATTGATACGGCTAAATTGATGGACGTGTTGCATGAAAACCAATTTGATGGACCGATTGTGTTTGAAATCAATCCATACACATATAATTTGGAAGATATCATCCGGCATCCGTCTGCGCAATTTTCAAATTGA